In a single window of the Rhopalosiphum padi isolate XX-2018 chromosome 1, ASM2088224v1, whole genome shotgun sequence genome:
- the LOC132928935 gene encoding serine/arginine repetitive matrix protein 1 isoform X1 translates to MYSRQNQNQGEARLELLLDDLQSTLPRKNHGLGSTSSTGYREVTKSTSRTIGNGQTETNKEYEIQYLNPANKSTVLSERLPDLQSVDLLRQTNSGKNPGYETVSSYQYNKSTESKSTVPRQETNGVNMRQSISELDSLLDDLNHAQRVGFSNSGISRHEITTNESSIEPLRSSTPYKQQYSKHEEHRYGSLNRSKIPGTSEVISTYETSTTNGEPLDLDLVDAPRSYTKLLQNQSPGTYQTSVYSKETTKKIIPGTTTYSTYQKFGSPTTDPGQSKVYNYSEEYRTDSRNRSMRDLPPSPRPHRSSSPRSPSPHRSPSPMSFPQPPEPRNYSSSHTYTNRTTSPQSVQKFSPSDPSRINEEVTWVAHATPPVTRRFPVSVDNNLTSPSGQTVYSYKYSSETRENTKYGQPNGYTKPVHQEQLPLRHSPFPRDEADTPGLQNPPKRLDDLMASFGDRTDYTNYHSNREYHSNVKDYQTKSKEYEHDKAAEYTIPIKKPQSEYQTPENKNSEKLTEVKEAEVTQSVAGPPVFYPPGSTTFAKKEEVMQQQGQFGQGQMKAKAKGMYKYKSKSKSKEKQSSGATMVPVCLPMCCAMPCVIM, encoded by the exons ATGTACAGCAGACAAAATCAAAATCAAGGCGAGGCGAGACtcg aattgtTACTGGACGATTTGCAATCCACTCTTCCGCGTAAAAACCATGGACTTGGTAGTACATCGTCAACTGGATACAGAGAAGTTACTAAAAGCACATCAAGGACGATTGGTAACGGTCAAACAGAAACTAACAAGGAATATGAAATCCAATATCTTAATCCAGCTAATAAATCTACAGTGCTCAGTGAAAGATTACCTGATCTTCAATCGGTTGACTTGTTG CGACAGACCAACAGTGGAAAAAATCCCGGTTATGAAACGGTTTCAtcataccaatataataaatcGACAGAAA GCAAAAGTACAGTTCCCAGACAAGAAACAAACGGTGTTAACATGAGACAAAGTATTTCTGAACTCGATTCATTGTTAGACGATTTGAATCATGCTCAAAGAGTTGGATTTTCAAACTCCGGAATTAGTAGACATGAAATAACAACTAATGAGTCCAGCat tgAACCATTAAGGAGCAGTACGCCATATAAACAGCAATATAGTAAACACGAAGAACATAGATATGGAAGCCTTAACCGATCAAAAATACCAGGAACCAGTGAAGTGATTTCTACCTATGAAACGTCGACAACCAATGGAGAACCTTTAg ATTTAGATTTGGTAGATGCTCCGCGTAGTTATACCAAGCTGCTTCAAAATCAATCTCCAGGAACTTATCAGACATCGGTATATTCAAAAGaaaccacaaaaaaaataataccggGTACCACAACTTATTCGACATACCAAAAATTCGGTTCACCCACAACGGATCCAGGACAATCTAAAGTTTACAATTATTCAGAAGAGTATCGTACTGATAGTAGGAATCGTTCGATGCGAGATTTGCCACCGTCTCCTCGTCCCCATAGATCTTCGTCTCCGCGTTCTCCGTCCCCGCATCGCTCACCGTCGCCAATGTCGTTTCCTCAACCACCAGAACCTAGAAACTACTCGAGTAGTCATACTTATACAAACAGGACGACGTCACCTCAGTCGGTCCAGAAGTTTAGTCCGTCCGATCCAAGCAGAATAAA CGAAGAGGTGACCTGGGTCGCTCATGCCACGCCCCCTGTAACCCGTCGTTTCCCCGTGAG CGTGGATAACAACTTAACTTCGCCGTCTGGCCAAACGGTTTATTCGTATAAATATTCAAGCGAGACCAGAGAGAACACTAAATATGGACAACCAAATGGGTACACAAAACCTGTACACCAAGAACAGTTGCCACTACGCCATTCACCGTTCCCAAGAGATGAAGCTGACACTCCAGGACTCCAAAATCCACCTAAACGGTTGGATGACTTGATGGCATCGTTTGGTGACAGAACAGATTATACAAACTATCACAGTAATAGAGAATACCATTCAAATGTCAAGGATTATCAGACCAAGTCTAAAGAATACGAACACGACAAGGCTGCAGAATATACGATTCCGATTAAGAAGCCACAATCCGAATATCAAActcctgaaaataaaaattccgaAAAATTAACGGAAGTTAAAGAAGCTGAAGTGACTCAGTCGGTTGCCGGGCCGCCAGTTTTTTATCCACCCGGGTCAACAACGTTTGCGAAGAAGGAAGAAGTAATGCAACAG CAAGGTCAATTTGGTCAGGGACAAATGAAGGCCAAGGCCAAAGGAATGTACAAGTACAAAAGCAAGAGCAAATCAAAGGAAAAACAAAGTTCTGGAGCAACAATGGTGCCAGTATGTTTACCAATGTGCTGTGCCATGCCATGTGTTATTATGTAA
- the LOC132928935 gene encoding uncharacterized protein LOC132928935 isoform X2, which produces MYSRQNQNQGEARLELLLDDLQSTLPRKNHGLGSTSSTGYREVTKSTSRTIGNGQTETNKEYEIQYLNPANKSTVLSERLPDLQSVDLLRQTNSGKNPGYETVSSYQYNKSTESKSTVPRQETNGVNMRQSISELDSLLDDLNHAQRVGFSNSGISRHEITTNESSIEPLRSSTPYKQQYSKHEEHRYGSLNRSKIPGTSEVISTYETSTTNGEPLDLDLVDAPRSYTKLLQNQSPGTYQTSVYSKETTKKIIPGTTTYSTYQKFGSPTTDPGQSKVYNYSEEYRTDSRNRSMRDLPPSPRPHRSSSPRSPSPHRSPSPMSFPQPPEPRNYSSSHTYTNRTTSPQSVQKFSPSDPSRINVDNNLTSPSGQTVYSYKYSSETRENTKYGQPNGYTKPVHQEQLPLRHSPFPRDEADTPGLQNPPKRLDDLMASFGDRTDYTNYHSNREYHSNVKDYQTKSKEYEHDKAAEYTIPIKKPQSEYQTPENKNSEKLTEVKEAEVTQSVAGPPVFYPPGSTTFAKKEEVMQQQGQFGQGQMKAKAKGMYKYKSKSKSKEKQSSGATMVPVCLPMCCAMPCVIM; this is translated from the exons ATGTACAGCAGACAAAATCAAAATCAAGGCGAGGCGAGACtcg aattgtTACTGGACGATTTGCAATCCACTCTTCCGCGTAAAAACCATGGACTTGGTAGTACATCGTCAACTGGATACAGAGAAGTTACTAAAAGCACATCAAGGACGATTGGTAACGGTCAAACAGAAACTAACAAGGAATATGAAATCCAATATCTTAATCCAGCTAATAAATCTACAGTGCTCAGTGAAAGATTACCTGATCTTCAATCGGTTGACTTGTTG CGACAGACCAACAGTGGAAAAAATCCCGGTTATGAAACGGTTTCAtcataccaatataataaatcGACAGAAA GCAAAAGTACAGTTCCCAGACAAGAAACAAACGGTGTTAACATGAGACAAAGTATTTCTGAACTCGATTCATTGTTAGACGATTTGAATCATGCTCAAAGAGTTGGATTTTCAAACTCCGGAATTAGTAGACATGAAATAACAACTAATGAGTCCAGCat tgAACCATTAAGGAGCAGTACGCCATATAAACAGCAATATAGTAAACACGAAGAACATAGATATGGAAGCCTTAACCGATCAAAAATACCAGGAACCAGTGAAGTGATTTCTACCTATGAAACGTCGACAACCAATGGAGAACCTTTAg ATTTAGATTTGGTAGATGCTCCGCGTAGTTATACCAAGCTGCTTCAAAATCAATCTCCAGGAACTTATCAGACATCGGTATATTCAAAAGaaaccacaaaaaaaataataccggGTACCACAACTTATTCGACATACCAAAAATTCGGTTCACCCACAACGGATCCAGGACAATCTAAAGTTTACAATTATTCAGAAGAGTATCGTACTGATAGTAGGAATCGTTCGATGCGAGATTTGCCACCGTCTCCTCGTCCCCATAGATCTTCGTCTCCGCGTTCTCCGTCCCCGCATCGCTCACCGTCGCCAATGTCGTTTCCTCAACCACCAGAACCTAGAAACTACTCGAGTAGTCATACTTATACAAACAGGACGACGTCACCTCAGTCGGTCCAGAAGTTTAGTCCGTCCGATCCAAGCAGAATAAA CGTGGATAACAACTTAACTTCGCCGTCTGGCCAAACGGTTTATTCGTATAAATATTCAAGCGAGACCAGAGAGAACACTAAATATGGACAACCAAATGGGTACACAAAACCTGTACACCAAGAACAGTTGCCACTACGCCATTCACCGTTCCCAAGAGATGAAGCTGACACTCCAGGACTCCAAAATCCACCTAAACGGTTGGATGACTTGATGGCATCGTTTGGTGACAGAACAGATTATACAAACTATCACAGTAATAGAGAATACCATTCAAATGTCAAGGATTATCAGACCAAGTCTAAAGAATACGAACACGACAAGGCTGCAGAATATACGATTCCGATTAAGAAGCCACAATCCGAATATCAAActcctgaaaataaaaattccgaAAAATTAACGGAAGTTAAAGAAGCTGAAGTGACTCAGTCGGTTGCCGGGCCGCCAGTTTTTTATCCACCCGGGTCAACAACGTTTGCGAAGAAGGAAGAAGTAATGCAACAG CAAGGTCAATTTGGTCAGGGACAAATGAAGGCCAAGGCCAAAGGAATGTACAAGTACAAAAGCAAGAGCAAATCAAAGGAAAAACAAAGTTCTGGAGCAACAATGGTGCCAGTATGTTTACCAATGTGCTGTGCCATGCCATGTGTTATTATGTAA